The Salvia miltiorrhiza cultivar Shanhuang (shh) chromosome 2, IMPLAD_Smil_shh, whole genome shotgun sequence DNA window ACTGACAACAATGGGATCACCTCCATAATCGATCACATGCGTGCGGCCGCACGACCGGAGCGGGTTCAAGCGGCATCGATGCCGTTGGTTGCAAGAACTCGGTTCGCCACGCGAAGGTACCTAGGGTTGCGCTAAAGTTCGTCGAACTTTttgtttttgataaattacataagtaaataaacaaGTTCAAAGACCGGCGCGACAGATGACTCGAACGCAAGACCTCAGGTCTTGGGCATTAACCTCATActgctaggccaacacacgctTCATGCAAAAGAGTTAATTGTCAAAAATAACACGGTGTTTGTCCGAATTTGCGGTTTTCACATGCTTGCGGATCGATGCCAAACATAAATTAGACGAAAGTTACAAACCTGGTATCATAAAATCTTGTTTTAGACGAACATAAGACGAAACAGAGTTTCTCCCTTTGATTATCTTTCAACTAATTTAAATACAATCTAACATCACAAGTAGTAAGGTTGAGTGGATAATGATGACTACATCACCATGAAAGAGATCATCTATTTATCAGTGTGAGATATCAATAGGGCAAATAAAGATAATATAAATGTGCTTTATAGTATAAACTATTACACTGTCAGTTGCAAAAGGCATAAATAGGCGAAGCACTGAACAATTGAGAGAAAACATAAAGATATAATATTTGAATGAATTCAAGAATAGCTGCGAAAACATCAGACGAAGCAAAGTTTCTCCCTTTTCTTGAAACTACGACTTGGAGCAGAGGAAACTATGACTACATCAGCTTTGAAGAGATCATCTATTTATCCGAGCGAAATATGATCAATATGGGAAATAAAGATTCAATAAATATGCATATGGCATAAGCTGTTACACTATGATAAGTTTCAGTGATGTCTTCTTTAAGAAACAAAGGAAAATGAGAAGAAGAACCTTGCAAAAGGCATAAATAGTTGAATACGCGATTTACCTTTCTTGATCTCAGAATTCACCAATAGTCTCCACAATTACACACATCTCCCTCAAAGTGGTGAAAACGATTAACATCACGTAGGATGATCAATCTCCCGACAATCTTTGCTATGTGTTTGATTGCCGTGTGGCAATCCTCATAGACGCGCAAGTTCTTGAAAACTCGAACAAGTCTCCCACTTGGTATCTTCATATCTCATATGCAACAGCTAACCTTTCACTATGATACTTTAGCATATGCTGTTTTTCTTCTTCCCCCGCATCACGTAGCACCGATTTTGTAGCGGGAGCATATCCATCCTCTTTCATCTTCAAATCTAACTCTTCCAAGAAAGCACAGATGCTTTCGCTATCAGGATGAGTGAAGTCTCCAACATAAAACTTGTGAATTTTGTTTAGCACTTCAACCCAACTATATCCAATTCTAATGCTAAGACCCCGACCCCTCATTCTTATTCGCATCTTCTTAGCATCTTCCCATCTACCTGAAGGTGCATATAAGTTGGAAAGAAGAACATATACCGCAAAACTCTGTGGTTCCGAATCAAACAACATCTCAGCTGCCATTTATCCTAATTCTATATTTCCATGAATCCTGCTAACACCAAGTAGAGATCCCCATGTTGCTGCATTTGGATTGAAAGACATGCTCTTTATAAGAAATTGTCGGTACCATAATTGAAAACTCAGTTGACGATGACACTTAGGGTGATAAACAAAgcaagaaataattttttttattacggATCGAGAACACCATACCAAAACTTATCTTATTGTTTtagtaaaattattattttaaataattggcctatgtgtctggataatttttattttattttagagtgattattaatttattgaatatTAATATAAGAAGATTCTACCAtgcaaaattataaaatgaccGTTATAATTTGCCAATAAAAATAATCTAGAACATATAAAAATCTAAGATAATCATTGTAATTTATCAGTGAAAATAATTTATCACATTATTTGCGACGCCATGGAGATATTATCCCTAATGGGAAACACACATGGACTCAGGGGGGTTTATCCCCACCAAACATTTTTTCAATTTACATTCTTTTAAAATCGTTAAAttattggtattttgtgtgatTTTTATGTACAATAATCCACACCACCAAATCATATGGTAAGAGCTTTGTATTTTTGAAATCTCAATCTCAAAGGTTGCTGCAAAGTATTTTATTGGAGAGACAACCTCAACACCAGTATCAACATTGTTGAGAATATTAGAATAAGGGTCATGCATGCTGCATGCACCCACTATTAAATAAGCCTAGCTGCATCTAGATTAGTTATGCTGAGCTGGCACCATGCGCGGTGCGTGTGTGTATTTCCTTTCCGATTGTACCTAGTATATAAGTGTTAGTTGTGTGATGTAATCCCTTGATCAATATGAAACACACTTTACTTTTGCTGCAAGCTCTCTTTTCTGTCATGGTATCCAGAGCAAAAGCCTTCCGCtgaaatcttcttcttctttttccgaTGGCACCTCACACGCCTTCCCCATCCAAAAACAACCAATCACCTCCTTACGAGGATCAATCTAGTCCGTATTTCTTACCCAGCAGTGATAATCCTGGAGTCCAGTTAGTCACACAGCAATTGAACGGTTCAAACTACATCACATGGAGTCGCTCGATGACGACGGCGCTTATGGCAAAGAACAAAGTTGCTTTTATCGACGGTTCGATTATACGACCTCATTCTACCGATCTGTTATTTTCTCAGTGGCTTCGTTGCAACAGCATGGTTGTATCTTGGCTTCGCAATTCTGTCGTACCAGAGATCAGTTCCAGCATCATGTATATCGATGATGCGTCTCTTATCTGGAGCGATTTGAAAGAGCGGTTTTCTCAAGGTAACTTAGCTCGTATCTGTCAACTGAAGCAACAATTGCTCACTTTGAAGCAGGGATCTGATGATGTCAGTGCTTATTTCACCAAGTTGCGTATTCTCTGGGACGAATACCGCGATTTTCAGCCATCACGGTGGTGCGTTTGTGATAATTGTAGATGCCAGAGTTCTCGTAAATGGAATGAGTTTCAACTACAAGAATGTTCTATGCAATTTCTTATTGGTTTGAATTCCTCTTATTCTCAGATTCGGTCTCAGATTATTTCTACTGCACCTCTACCTTCTTTGCAGAGAATTTTTGCCTTAGTTTTGCAGGAAGAAAGGCAAAGATCTATTGAGCAACAATCACCTGTGATTAACTATGAAAATCAAGGTTCTATGATTAATGCAGCGAGTACAGCGAGTATAGCTCGTGGCCGAGGAGGCCGAGGAAAATTTCTGTGTACTCATTGTGGCAGAACTAGTCACACTGTGGATAAGTGTTTTGAGATCATAGGCTATCCCCCAGGCTATGGCAGAGGAAAACCTAAATCTCAAGGATATTCTAATGAAGGAAGCAGATCTATTAATCAGATGACAGCTAATGAGGCTGCGGTTGTTCCTCAAAATTCCTCTGGTTTGTCAGCTGCAGATATGGCTCGGATGATATCATATTTACAGACTCAGATGCAAGTGAGTCCTCCTCCTGCTACCAATCAACAGCCGCCTGCATCAACAAAACCAGATAATGTTCAATTTGGAGATTTTTCGGCTCCAGCTGCTGTCTCTCCTCCATTCAGTGGTACAGTATCCCTTCAGCCTCTAGTTTGTTCTATTTCTTCTTCCTCTTGTTGGTTGCTAGACACAGGTGCTACACACCATGTTTGCAATGACTCTAAAATGTTTAGTGATTCTTCCATTGCTAATAATATTCATGTCAGTCTGCCCAATGGTAGTAATGCCAAAGTTACTTGCATTGGTACCATTGTTATCTCTCATTCTCTTCAACTCAAATCTGTGCTATGTGTTCCTAGTTTCTCCTACAACCTCATTTCTGTTAGCTCTCTCACTACATCATCTAACTGCTCAGTGATTTTTACACACAATACCTTTGTGATTCAGGGAGCTTCACAGGGGACTGTGATTGGGAAGGGTAACCGAGTAGGCAACCTCTATGTGCTAGAAGCTTCTTCTCCAGTTCAGCTCACTCCATCTTCACTCCTTTCTGCTTGTCATGCAGTGTCAGCCGATGTGTGGCACTATAGACTAGGGCATCTATCTTTCAATAAACTTCAAATTTTGTCTAAAGTTTTGTCTATTCCTTCTTGTAAACAGACTCTATGTGAGATCTGTCCTTTAGCCAAACAAAAACGTCTGTCCTTTCCTGAATCACATCATGTATCTAAGGAAGTATTTGATCTTATTCATTGTGACATTTGGGGACCATATCAAACCCCCACTGTGCAAGGATACACTTACTTTTTTACTATAGTTGATGATTGTTCTCGTTTTGTTTGGACTTTTCTCATGAAGTTTAAGTCGGATGTCAAAGCCATTCTTACCCAATTTTTCAATACTGTCGTCACTCAGTTTGGGAAGCGCATAAAGATCCTTAGGTGTGATAATGGCCCTGAGTTTGGGTTGGGGGAGTTATATGCACAACATGGGACTTTAGTTCATCACTCTTGTGTCTCTACACCTCAACAAAATGCTCGTGTTGAAAGGAAACATCAGCATtggcacacacccgtcgtgcggtgcggacaaaatacctgtgtaagcccagtacggacaatacacgctcctacttctcacgacaaggacttagtcttagcggtaagcgtagggtcgaatcccacagggagtgaggaaccactttgttctcctacgacaaactgaggtgtcacaattctcaatctgtatactctacacaagaaataaacacaatcaataataacaaaggggtgaggttattcggttaggtcataactgttgttaacattcgtttcggtcataggcacactgatgatccgtctatgatccatgcaattccagggcgtggcccaaagacattggggcgtttcaaggaatTGCACTTcgcatataggatggttgatctcattgtgatcacttggtccgaaggtcacacaatccccggtcacaaggctgcgcttcacttctccttagatagtagtcatacccgttactcaccaagtatgaccctcaccaaccttctctcccgaggtccccaactccgcactagggtgacacatgcctcctggactcaaccatttccggccttgtcgaccgaccagtcatagacatgctacggcgccgagattgctttcctcgtttgataaccatggctttatgcctcgtcacagttgatggatattctctagagaagcccaagactgagggaggacagtgtatcccatcaatcctttccccaccttccggatctacaacgccttttgttgacgctgctcagctactcggtcttgggcataccggttgtcacgccttggtataccctggcctttgcttgacacggacagcattTTACCGAACGAGGGTCTCCCGTTAGGTCTCTACTGCCCATGatatcgaacagatccttccggaaccacgagattcaaccgaaagagcaagtgcctcacgaatgtttacatgttaacaacaattatttcctcccctcaaacctcacctaaagggctactcacacataataaaattcatagatgcgaaaagaagtaaacacatgattgaacgaaatgaaatactgaaatagataaagtaatacctaggcttcaagccttcgaacttgttcaaaagtaACAACACGACGGAATTAAAGTACGGAAATGTAAAGTGTTTTTGATGCCACACGCGGCGAATAATAACTAGAGTAAAGTAAAATGTTTCTGGAGtgccaagagcttcttcacgttgcacaacattagccttttatactgccgaatggtagaggcctaaccctagctgcgccggttccaaatcttcgccgggatcttctttccttaattagctcgatctttgattgatcctgattgaagatggcgtccagctgcaagcttagtcaacctttcccatcccttcggtccttctagtctcttcttcaaccttccgcttgttccatgagatctccgagattgaccttccttttatggctctggctgccTGCTTCTTCCGGTAACGATCAGAtcgactgctcttatcggtgtggctcataccaggtggttgctccaggttcccatgccccaagttgaattggagaggtacttgttggccgaagctttatgctggtaaacatgatgtagcaatctgggcttggtaagGCCCAtactgaccgcatttcttccgtttccgctccactgatcttccttcctccacaactttgttttccccctggacagacctgaactgacacaaataaagagaaaaagagggccaaatggcccaaaagtcgaagacgcatcacacctacacacttaaagcatacttgccctcaagtatgtaggtggattcacagaagacacggacgaaaagggcgaaagaaaagaaataaaactaagagacacgaaacttgcatatATTTtaggatcagatcataccaacatgcgtcattcagttcagtcaaaccacaaaccagagtactgatcatgcataaagtgtgatggtagtctctcttctcgctcaagcaccggctaagtgtttacactcataatttgctgtgctagttcctctaagagtttgatcgaagactacaagttaagcacactagtatgactcatcaaagggtctttgttgggttgtaatgggtcatacggagctaaggtggGAAAATATGGTccagtggctaatttcagtatcTCCCTTACTCAGTATACACATTTAGTACAGTTATAACTAACCCTTAATTTTCCCGCTTTCAATGGGGTTCATTTCCCTTTTGATTCTTCTTATGGGCAATCATCTTTAGTCACAAAATTTTTTTGTGCCCggatttctttcttttcttataaTCCCCTGTTCACcatttcattcatttcacaAATTCTTCCTCCTAGATATAGCATTATCAAAGCTTAAGAAAGAATGAGTTCGGCTCAAGTTGGCATACTAGGGATTATTTTCATACTAgtcatcaaagaaaatctggGGCCATAAAtcaaagaatcgtgcccaaatcacacaagtcatgtactagcaaaatTGAGTCCTCAAACAAAACCAAGATTCcctagtcacagcaaattctcaccacaagcatgcatttttttaattttggtcctgatctcaccggtggggtattCTCTGTATtctcacaactaccatcatgcatttcatactcaacccaccaatcataccaaaacagaaatcagcatgcataatctttcaccatcaaacaatgcaagtagactcgactCTATCACAGACAAAACAGAcgctaaaacaagaaaaagcaaaagataaaataaaatcctaatctacgagttcaggggaaagtacttagtcattttggtcggaggatctcACCTCCGCAGCCATCATCTCTTTGATTTCCTTAAAGCAAGCTTCCATCGCTTTGAATCCTTCCTCCACAGTGTCCCTCAGTGTGGCCACTTCTCCTCCCAGCATCACCAGCTCGTCCTTGACTTCTTTCAGTTCGTCCGTCAGTTTGATAATCTCGCTATTGACTGGGCGAGAGGTTCCTTGTTCCCTTGCAACCTTCGGTTCAGGTCGAACTGAGCTGCCTTCTGGTTGGACCAAACGGTAGTCTCCTCCTTCATCCATCTCAACAATCCGCCACCGCACGAGCCTCCCGATATCAAAGAATCGGGTTTCTGCCACAGCTGCCTCATCCGCGGCTTTCTCGTTGAAACCAGCAAGCTTCCTCGCCAAGAGGGTCACCAGTGGGCATAGGGAGagatacttgttggtatgggttaccccatactgaaattgtagtgcagcggtgaacccaaagttcaccctctttctctccaccatGCACCAAAGCACAAAGAGCTCTTGCTGCGTGACGACGTTGGATCCCTCAATCCGGCCATAGATGTTATAGGCCAACCAACGATGGCAAATCTGCAAGGCTGGGTCGCGGAGTTCGTTGGATTTGCTAATATTCTTCACATACTTGGTCCCTGTTGAGAGTTGGGACCAGTACTGGTCAATCTGACTGCGCCACTCCGGTGGAGCCATGGTCTCGGCTTGCTTGTACTCATCATCGTACACCTCTGTGGCTTCAATCACccccaggtggatgttcaagtCGTTGATGGACAGAGGGAACGTCTTCCCCCGCAACTGGAAGCGGAGGGTACCTGGTGTTTCAATCGAGTAGTTTCCCTTTGGCTTGAATTCCACCGTGCTCATGAACTCCTCCGACAGATTCTTGAATGCCAACACATTCCACTCCAAAATCTTCCCCCAACCAACATTCTGAAAATATCCCTGTACACGCTCTTTTATCCCGAAACCCTCCAATACTTCAGTCACCAGATAATACCAAGGGGTGATCTCCCGGTTTTTCAAGACTGCATACCTCTCACTGTCTCTCGGTATAACCGTTTCCGTAGTGCTGGGTCGCACCACTCCCTTGCGCTTGATGCCCTTGGGTTTTGATGTGAGCGTGCTCGTCACCGGCTTAGCAGGGGCGATCACATCCTCTGAGTTGGAGCTCTCTACCGTCTCGGTTCTCTCTGGATCTACTTCCATTGGCTCCTCTATCTCCTTGGCCTTTCCTTTTTCGGCTGCAGTGGGTTTCCGTAGCTTCTTGCTTTGTGCAGTCCGGGTTTTACTGCTGGCCTTCTTTGGTTGGGCCTTGACTGGTAGTGGAGGTTTTGCAACATCTAGCTTTCTCTTTACTCCGggtctcttgctctggggtgttgGGATTTCCACTTCCTTCTCTTGAATTGCCTCAACCTCCTCTGCTTCCTCAGcctccttctcctcctccttTTCTTCTTCGCTCTTCTCTTccgcttcttctttttctttcccttCCGTATCTTCAGAAGCTGTCTTTCCTTCCTGCATGGAGGCTTCCGGAATTTGTGGTTGCGGTTGAACTTGAACAGGTGGTGGTGCGACAATGGATCGCGCCGGAGTTGCTTTGCTTGCCTGAGCCTTCCTTGTTTTCTTCACGGGCggggtgagctcgggctcccCTTCTTCCGGTTGCGTAGACTCGGCGGCTGCTTTTGCTGTTTCTCGCTCCTCTTGTTGGAGAACTTCGGCACGCCCTTTGTCTTCGGGCTGGATTTTCAGCAAAGGGTCTTCAGTAACTTTGGTAGAAGTCTCCTCCGAAGCGCTTCGCCTTGTGGTGCGCTTTGGAGGTGGAGGTTTGGTGCCTTTCTTCTTCGGCGGTTGGGTACTGCCGGAGCCCTCTCCTTTGGTTTTTGCCATTGCGAGTTGCAGAGTTCTAAAAACTTAGAATTTGTGTAGGAGTTCGGATTCTGTGGGAATTTTGGGGGTAGGGTTTGCTTTTAAGAAAGGTGATCGGCAgttatggaaatttagggtttgaggtgagtggtgatcgtggtgtagcagtttccggaggttagggtttgtggggaAGAAAATCGTGGGTTAAGGCTTTGAATATGGTAAGTGTGgcggttatggcagaaaaaaggaattttaaggaaataaaaatcatgaccgaaatttgaaattcaaattttctgcggaaaccgaagggTTGCAGTCCCATCGCCGCCTGCCCCTGACACGCTTGCGTCATTTCCCTGCGTAAGCCCTCTCCCAGACCGTTCCAATCCCTagctctccacctacacactttgcaacgcaaagtgggctcggatcaacctctgggcctTTTTCCAATTATCTCGGCCCGACTTACCTgcaagttagtgcatccaaacacgaaacaaaacaacttaaaagaaaagaaaagaaaaaatcggtatagaccataccgaagtaaccacgctgggttgcctcccagcaagcgctcttgtttcccgtcttgagctcgacctccCTTCACTCTTCACTCGTACTCAGGGTCGAGGAGGTAgcattcctccttctccttttctatttcagcaaGCTCGTGATAAGGCTTAAGGCGgtgcccattcaccacgaacgtatcaactccattttgatcatatacttcaatgcttccgtttgaaaagatttctttgatcacgaatggtcctgaccatttTGAGCGGAGTtttccagccatcatcttgaagcgtgagttGAAGAGTAGGACCttttgtcccactaaaaattccttcttcctgatcttggcatcatggatccttttggttcgctccttatagagcaccgcgttgtcgtaagcctccaaccgcaGTTCCTCCAACTCGCTCAGTTGCAGTTTCCTtgtttctccagctagggtcatactgaggttgATTTGCTtaattgcccagtacgccttgtGTTCAATTTCCACGGGTAAGTGACATCTTTTGCCATAAAGTAGGCGAAACGGGGACATTCCGatgggtgtcttgaaagcagttctgtatgcccataacgcatccCCTAGATGGTCACTCCAGTCTTTacggttggggtgcaccaccttttcTAGGATACTCTTTATCTCCCTGTTTGAAATCTCGGCCtgcccatttgcttgggggtgatatgcagtggtgaccttgtgtgtcacccccatcttcttggttagtgatctgataatggcattacagaaatgcgatccttggtcactgattagaatttttggtacaccgtatctcccgaacacttgctccttcaggaaacctgccacggtatgggcatcattgcttgcggttgccttggcttcaacccactttgatacgtagtccactgccaccagaatgtattcgtagttctttgactttgggaagggacccataaagtcaatcccccatacgtcgaaaacttcgaccggcatgattggaacttgtggcatttcatccctTGCGGTGAtccctccagtcatctggcacttcgggcagctctgtacccatttccttgcatccgcaaatattgtgggccagtagaatccactctccaaaattctgtgggctgtgcgctttcctccaaaatgtccgctatttgctgtcccatgacacatgtccaaaatttgggtatgctcatcctcaggtatgcatctccgtatgacttgatctgctccagtctTCCAGAGATATGGATCTTCCCAATGGTAGTATCGCGCTTGCGCgagtaacttccgttgttcgaaTC harbors:
- the LOC131012611 gene encoding uncharacterized protein LOC131012611, which produces MAPHTPSPSKNNQSPPYEDQSSPYFLPSSDNPGVQLVTQQLNGSNYITWSRSMTTALMAKNKVAFIDGSIIRPHSTDLLFSQWLRCNSMVVSWLRNSVVPEISSSIMYIDDASLIWSDLKERFSQGNLARICQLKQQLLTLKQGSDDVSAYFTKLRILWDEYRDFQPSRWCVCDNCRCQSSRKWNEFQLQECSMQFLIGLNSSYSQIRSQIISTAPLPSLQRIFALVLQEERQRSIEQQSPVINYENQGSMINAASTASIARGRGGRGKFLCTHCGRTSHTVDKCFEIIGYPPGYGRGKPKSQGYSNEGSRSINQMTANEAAVVPQNSSGLSAADMARMISYLQTQMQVSPPPATNQQPPASTKPDNVQFGDFSAPAAVSPPFSGSFTGDCDWEG